A genomic region of Alnus glutinosa chromosome 11, dhAlnGlut1.1, whole genome shotgun sequence contains the following coding sequences:
- the LOC133881081 gene encoding uncharacterized protein LOC133881081 → MKVYTLVLFFAFLLGASAEQCGSQAGGALCANGLCCSKFGWCGSTTDYCGTDCQSQCNPGGSPAPPNPTPSPTPSGGDVGSVISAALFDQLLKYRNDGRCKSNGFYTYNAFIAAAQSFGGFGTSGDDNTRKREIAAFLAQTSHETTGGWASAPDGPYAWGYCFITENNKADYCTPSTEWPCAAGKQYYGRGPLQLTHNYNYGQAGKAIGADLLNNPDLVATDATISFKTAIWFWMTPQGNKPSSHDVIIGKWTPSAADTAAGRVPGYGVITNIINGGLECGKGPDDRVADRIGFYKRYCDILGVSYGDNLDCNNQKSFIKMKVYTLILSLAFLLGISAEQCGSQAGGAACPNGLCCSKFGWCGSTADYCETGCQSQCKSASGTPSTTPSAGDVGSIISAALFDRLLKYRNDARCKSNGFYTYNAFIAATRSFGGFGTSGDVNTRKREIAAFLAQTSHETTGGWSSAPDGPYAWGYCFITETNKAAYCTPSKEWPCAAGKQYYGRGPLQLTHNYNYGQAGKAIGANLLNNPDLVATDATISFKTAIWFWMTPQGNKPSSHDVIIGKWTPSAADRSAGRVSGYGVITNIINGGLECGKGADSRVADRIGFYKRYCDILGVSYGDNLDCNNQKPFA, encoded by the exons ATGAAGGTCTATACTTTGGTtctcttctttgctttcttGCTTGGAGCCTCAGCAGAACAATGTGGAAGTCAGGCCGGCGGAGCTTTATGTGCGAATGGGCTATGTTGTAGCAAATTTGGGTGGTGTGGCAGCACAACTGACTACTGTGGGACTGATTGCCAGAGCCAATGTAACCCTGGCGGAAGTCCTGCACCCCCCAACCCGACCCCATCCCCCACTCCGAGTGGGGGCGATGTCGGCAGCGTCATCAGCGCCGCTCTTTTCGACCAACTTCTTAAATATCGGAACGATGGGCGGTGTAAAAGTAACGGATTCTACACATACAATGCTTTCATCGCTGCTGCACAATCTTTCGGTGGCTTTGGCACAAGCGGTGACGATAATACACGTAAAAGGGAGATTGCTGCTTTCTTGGCTCAAACCTCTCACGAGACCACAG GAGGATGGGCAAGTGCACCAGATGGCCCATATGCATGGGGCTATTGCTTTATTACGGAAAACAACAAGGCAGACTATTGTACGCCTTCCACCGAATGGCCGTGCGCTGCCGGCAAACAATATTATGGCCGGGGACCCCTTCAACTCACTCA CAACTACAACTACGGGCAAGCGGGGAAAGCCATTGGAGCTGATCTTCTAAACAATCCAGATCTGGTAGCCACAGACGCAACCATATCATTCAAGACAGCCATATGGTTTTGGATGACCCCGCAGGGAAACAAGCCGTCCAGCCACGATGTCATCATCGGAAAATGGACACCGTCTGCTGCCGACACGGCAGCTGGTCGGGTTCCAGGCTATGGTGTCATCACCAACATAATCAACGGTGGGCTGGAATGTGGGAAGGGTCCCGATGATAGAGTGGCCGATAGGATCGGGTTCTACAAAAGGTACTGTGACATCTTGGGAGTAAGCTACGGGGACAACTTAGATTGCAACAATCAGAAGTCTTTT ATAAAAATGAAGGTCTATACCTTAATTCTCTCCTTAGCTTTCTTGCTTGGAATCTCAGCAGAACAATGTGGAAGTCAGGCCGGTGGAGCTGCATGTCCAAATGGGCTATGTTGTAGCAAATTTGGGTGGTGTGGCAGCACAGCTGACTACTGTGAGACTGGCTGCCAAAGCCAATGCAAATCAGCTAGCGGAACCCCATCCACCACTCCTAGCGCTGGCGATGTTGGCAGCATCATCAGCGCCGCTCTTTTCGACCGACTGCTTAAATATCGGAACGATGCACGATGTAAGAGCAACGGATTCTACACATACAATGCTTTCATTGCTGCTACACGATCTTTTGGTGGCTTTGGCACTAGTGGTGATGTTAATACACGTAAAAGGGAGATTGCTGCTTTCTTGGCTCAAACCTCTCACGAGACCACAG GAGGATGGTCAAGTGCACCAGATGGCCCATATGCATGGGGTTATTGCTTCATTACGGAAACCAACAAGGCAGCCTATTGTACGCCATCCAAAGAATGGCCGTGCGCTGCCGGCAAACAATATTATGGCCGGGGACCCCTTCAACTCACTCA CAACTATAACTACGGGCAAGCGGGGAAAGCCATTGGAGCTAATCTGCTAAACAATCCGGACCTGGTAGCCACAGACGCAACCATATCATTCAAAACAGCCATATGGTTTTGGATGACCCCGCAGGGAAACAAGCCGTCCAGCCACGATGTCATCATCGGAAAATGGACACCGTCCGCTGCGGACAGGTCAGCTGGTCGGGTTTCGGGCTACGGTGTCATCACCAACATAATCAACGGTGGGCTGGAATGTGGGAAGGGTGCTGACAGTAGAGTAGCTGATAGGATCGGGTTCTACAAAAGGTACTGTGACATCTTGGGAGTAAGCTACGGGGACAACTTGGACTGCAACAATCAGAAGCCTTTTGCCTAA